TGAGTCGGGGCGTTCGTCAGGCTTTTAGCGGAGCGAGGACCATCGACATGATCCTCCCCTCCATGTTCGGGTTTGATTCCACTTTTGCGATGTCCTGCAGTTCTTCCATCACTCTGGACAGAACCTCGAGACCGATCTCGGGATGTGTCACCTGACGACCCCGAAACATCATCGTCAGCTTTACCTTGTTACCCTCTTCGAGGAATCGCTTCGCATGACCGACCTTGAACTTGTAGTCGTGGTCTTCGATTCCAGGGCGGAACTTCACTTCCTTGACTCTGATCGTGTGTTGTTTCTTCCGCGCCTCACGACGAGC
This region of Longimicrobiales bacterium genomic DNA includes:
- the infC gene encoding translation initiation factor IF-3, whose translation is MDKRTRVNDQIRISPVRLIQDDGEQIGIVSIDEARERATVRGMDLVEVAEEARPPVVKMMDYGKVRYEADRARREARKKQHTIRVKEVKFRPGIEDHDYKFKVGHAKRFLEEGNKVKLTMMFRGRQVTHPEIGLEVLSRVMEELQDIAKVESNPNMEGRIMSMVLAPLKA